A single genomic interval of Cervus elaphus chromosome 26, mCerEla1.1, whole genome shotgun sequence harbors:
- the DLL1 gene encoding delta-like protein 1, which translates to MGGRCALALAVLSALLCQVWSSGVFELKLQEFVNKKGLLGNRNCCRGGAGPPPCACRTFFRVCLKHYQASVSPEPPCTYGSAVTPVLGIDSFSLPDGAGADPAFSNPIRFPFGFTWPGTFSLIIEALHTDSPDDLATENPERLISRLATQRHLTVGEEWSQDLHSSGRTDLKYSYRFVCDEHYFGEGCSVFCRPRDDAFGHFTCGERGEKVCNPGWKGQYCTEPICLPGCDEQHGFCDKPGECKCRVGWQGRYCDQCIRYPGCLHGTCQQPWQCNCQEGWGGLFCNQDLNYCTHHKPCRNGATCTNTGQGSYTCSCRPGYTGANCETEVDECSAGPCRNGGSCTDLENSYSCTCPPGFYGRVCELSAMVCADGPCFNGGRCSDNPEGGYTCRCPAGFSGFNCEKKMDSCSSLPCSNGAQCVDLGDTYICRCQAGFSGRHCDDNVDDCASSPCAHGGTCRDGVNEYSCTCPPGYTGRNCSAPVSRCEHAPCHNGATCHERAFRYLCECARGYGGPNCQFLLPEPPPGPVVVDLTEKYVEGQAGPFPWVAVGAGVVLVLTLLLGCAATVVCVRLRLQKRRPPADPCRGETETMNNLANRQREKDISVSVIGATQIKNTNKKADFHAEPGAEKNGLKARDPAVGYNLLQGLKGAAATADPHGKRDAKCQPQGSVGEEKGTPTLRGGEASERKRPDSVYSASKDTKYQSVYVISEEQDECVIATEV; encoded by the exons ATGGGCGGGCGGTGCGCCCTGGCCCTCGCCGTTCTCTCGGCTCTGCTGTGCCAG GTCTGGAGCTCCGGGGTGTTCGAGCTGAAGCTGCAGGAGTTCGTCAACAAGAAGGGGCTGCTGGGGAACCGCAACTGCTGCCGCGGGGGCGCGGGGCCGCCGCCTTGCGCCTGCAGGACCTTCTTCCGCGTGTGCCTCAAGCACTACCAGGCCAGCGTGTCCCCCGAGCCGCCCTGCACCTACGGCAGCGCCGTCACCCCGGTGCTGGGCATCGACTCCTTCAGCCTCCCAGACGGCGCGGGCGCGGACCCCGCCTTCAGCAACCCCATCCGCTTCCCCTTTGGCTTCACCTGGCCG ggaaccttctctCTGATCATTGAAGCTCTCCACACAGATTCTCCTGATGACCTTGCAACAG AGAACCCAGAAAGACTTATCAGCCGCCTGGCCACGCAGAGGCACCTGACGGTCGGCGAGGAGTGGTCTCAGGACCTGCACAGCAGCGGCCGCACAGACCTCAAGTACTCCTATCGCTTTGTGTGTGATGAGCACTACTTCGGGGAAGGCTGCTCCGTCTTCTGCCGCCCCAGAGATGACGCCTTCGGCCACTTCACCTgcggggagagaggggagaaagtCTGCAACCCTGGCTGGAAGGGCCAGTACTGCACAGAGC CCATCTGTTTGCCAGGGTGCGATGAGCAGCATGGGTTTTGTGACAAGCCAGGGGAATGCAA GTGCAGAGTGGGCTGGCAAGGCCGGTACTGCGACCAGTGCATTCGGTACCCAGGCTGTCTCCACGGCACCTGCCAGCAGCCCTGGCAATGCAACTGCCAGGAAGGCTGGGGGGGCCTTTTCTGCAACCAGG ACCTCAACTACTGCACGCACCACAAGCCCTGCAGGAACGGGGCCACCTGCACCAACACGGGCCAAGGGAGCTACACGTGCTCTTGCCGGCCTGGGTACACGGGGGCCAACTGTGAGACGGAGGTGGACGAGTGCAGCGCCGGGCCTTGCAGGAACGGAGGGAGCTGCACG GACCTTGAGAACAGCTACTCCTGCACCTGCCCACCCGGCTTCTACGGCAGGGTCTGCGAGCTGAGTGCCATGGTGTGTGCCGATGGCCCCTGCTTCAATGGGGGCCGGTGCTCCGACAACCCCGAGGGAGGGTACACCTGCCGCTGCCCTGCGGGCTTCTCCGGCTTTAATTGTGAGAAGAAGATGGATTCCTGCAGTTCCTTGCCTTGTTCCAATG GTGCGCAGTGCGTGGACCTCGGCGACACATACATCTGCCGCTGCCAGGCCGGCTTCTCCGGGAGGCACTGTGACGACAACGTGGATGACTGTGCCTCCTCCCCGTGTGCCCACGGGGGCACCTGCCGGGACGGCGTGAACGAGTACTCCTGCACCTGCCCCCCCGGGTACACGGGCAGGAACTGCAGTGCCCCCGTCAGCAGGTGTGAGCACGCACCCTGCCACAACGGGGCCACCTGTCACGAGCGGGCCTTCCGCTACCTGTGTGAGTGCGCCCGGGGCTACGGGGGCCCCAACTGCCAGTTCCTGCTCCCCGAGCCGCCCCCGGGCCCCGTGGTGGTGGACCTCACGGAGAAGTACGTGGAGGGCCAGGCCGGCCCGTTCCCCTGGGTGGCCGTCGGGGCGGGTGTGGTGCTGGTCCTCACGCTGCTGCTGGGCTGTGCCGCCACGGTGGTGTGCGTGCGGCTGAGGCTGCAGAAGCGCCGGCCCCCCGCAGACCCCTGCCGGGGGGAGACAGAGACCATGAACAACCTGGCCAACCGCCAGCGGGAGAAGGACATCTCTGTTAGTGTCATCGGGGCCACACAGATCAAGAACACCAACAAAAAGGCAGACTTTCACGCCGAGCCCGGCGCGGAGAAAAACGGCCTCAAGGCTCGAGACCCCGCCGTGGGCTACAACCTGCTGCAGGGCCTCAAGGGTGCTGCAGCCACGGCGGACCCCCACGGCAAGCGTGATGCCAAGTGCCAGCCCCAGGGCTCtgtgggggaggagaagggcacccCGACACTCAGAGG TGGAGAAGCATCTGAAAGAAAAAGGCCGGACTCTGTGTACTCTGCTTCAAAAGACACAAAGTACCAGTCAGTGTATGTCATATCCGAGGAGCAGGACGAGTGTGTCATCGCCACTGAG GTGTGA